One region of Oryza sativa Japonica Group chromosome 10, ASM3414082v1 genomic DNA includes:
- the LOC112936652 gene encoding replication protein A 70 kDa DNA-binding subunit B-like, translating into MAHVLISQLSFGDSNKRILARVSRLWNFTDLNDDTKIFHTDLVLLDEMGTSIHAQIYPPITEKMKPLLKEEKVYYIDSFTVRAANRTYRLVANNLMILFSKWTTLEEHINVPPHFPGITFSLTPFEDVPSLVEKKSFYVDIMGVITEVGAVTTIRPKSRNAKSLKRTLQIRDASNSTLPVTLWGERATSFDADDIYNAGQTQAQVAVFVGTLVKDYRGLALAQTFNQSSGLMSLLQDTTRMYQKKRGTRFIVNVTVRRICNEYSWWYNSCRICYKTSKPYGSSYRYSSCSSIGITDPRYKVVLIASDDDANATFILFGRIAQRLLRRPVESLIEEKPPNSEYIPSEITSLIGSNFAWNGTQDTPTSKSSSSAPTKKSIVVSVSHMQSSKTKPKTDDKPKTDTKAKENTSHDKSSIVVLPDTAENKGKGLPETAEEAKQATPSFPTDTLAKKRGRPTPTATPPVAKKLFKDDAQQKGNDSE; encoded by the exons ATGGCGCATGTACTGATTTCACAGCTATCGTTTGGAGATTCAAACAAAAGAATCCTTGCAAGGGTCTCCAGGCTATGGAACTTTACTGATCTCAACGATGATACAAAAATTTTCCACACTGATCTTGTCTTACTCGATGAAATG GGGACTAGCATACATGCCCAAATTTACCCCCCTATAACAGAAAAGATGAAACCTCTCCTTAAGGAAGAAAAGGTTTACTACATTGACTCATTCACTGTTAGGGCTGCAAACAGAACATACAGGCTAGTTGCAAACAACCTAATGATCCTCTTCAGTAAATGGACAACACTTGAAGAACACATTAATGTCCCTCCTCATTTCCCTGGTATTACATTTTCACTGACACCATTCGAAGATGTTCCTTCCCTTGTCGAGAAAAAATCATTCTACGTTG ACATTATGGGTGTGATCACTGAAGTTGGTGCAGTCACTACTATACGTCCTAAGTCCAGAAACGCTAAGAGCTTAAAAAGGACATTACAGATCCGCGATGCAAG CAATTCAACTCTTCCTGTCACACTCTGGGGAGAAAGAGCAACCTCTTTTGATGCTGATGACATATACAATGCTGGTCAAACTCAAGCTCAAGTTGCTGTGTTTGTTGGAACACTTGTGAAAGATTATAGAGGATTAG CTTTAGCACAAACTTTCAACCAATCAAGTGGGTTGATGAGCCTGCTACAGGATACAACCAGGATGTACCAGAAGAAAAGA GGAACACGTTTTATAGTAAATGTGACTGTCAGAAGGATATGTAATGAATATTCTTGGTGGTACAATTCATGTCGAATATGCTACAAAACTTCAAAACCATATGGCTCTAGCTACAGATACTCCAGCTGTTCTAGCATCGGAATAACAGATCCAAG GTACAAAGTAGTATTAATTGCCAGCGATGATGATGCTAATGCTACATTTATCCTTTTCGGAAGGATCGCACAACGGCTACTACGCAGGCCCGTAGAATCTCTCATTGAAGAAAAACCACCAAACAGTGAATACATTCCAAGTGAAATCACGTCACTTATTGGTAGCAATTTTGCATGGAAT GGAACACAGGACACCCCAACTAGCAAATCAAGTTCTTCAGCACCTACCAAGAAAAGCATTGTTGTCTCAGTGTCTCACATGCAGTCTAGCAAGACCAAACCTAAAACTGATGATAAG CCCAAAACTGACACAAAAGCTAAAGAAAACACCTCACATGATAAATCTTCAATTGTTGTACTGCCTGATACTGCTGAAAATAAG GGAAAGGGACTACCAGAAACTGCTGAAGAAGCCAAACAAGCAACCCCATCCTTCCCTACAGATACCCTAGCCAAAAAAAG AGGAAGGCCTACACCTACAGCAACACCTCCGGTTGCTAAGAAATTGTTCAAGGATGATGCCCAGCAAAAAGGCAATGACAG TGAATGA